The following are encoded in a window of Manduca sexta isolate Smith_Timp_Sample1 chromosome 16, JHU_Msex_v1.0, whole genome shotgun sequence genomic DNA:
- the LOC115447555 gene encoding store-operated calcium entry regulator STIMATE-like gives MNNSSDYIYFSELHCSKDALTDTYGWFMQFLLAVLAFTCLIGKRFCEPRYARRPWLIWFYDTSKQGLGALIIHSANVWLSPHLTGNPCTWYIVNFMLDSTLGLLIIWAGIRLAQYCARTYDIPLINFGEYGKPPMSSAWLCQCVLYAALATFAKSVLALVLRMSPVVAVLSTLRLSPVSDPRLELAVVMLIIPFFVNILIFWVTDNFLMYHPRGVSSKIKTKVRYQSIKKEKSGSEEEDHSADERLLGASV, from the exons ATGAATAACAGttctgattatatttatttctccgaGCTCCATTGCTCTAAGGATGCCCTCACCGACACATACGGATGGTTTATGCAATTCCTTTTAGCTGTCTTGGCGTTTACTTGCTTGATAG gTAAAAGATTCTGTGAGCCTCGCTATGCCAGAAGACCATGGTTGATTTGGTTCTACGACACATCCAAACAGGGTTTGGGCGCTCTAATCATACACTCTGCAAATGTCTGGCTCTCACCACATCTCACAGGAAATCCTTGTACTTG GTATATTGTCAACTTCATGTTGGATTCGACCCTtggattattaataatatgggCAGGCATCAGGCTGGCCCAGTATTGTGCGAGAACTTATGATATACCGCTCATCAACTTTGGTGAATATG GCAAGCCGCCGATGAGCTCGGCGTGGCTGTGCCAGTGCGTGCTGTATGCAGCATTGGCGACGTTCGCGAAGTCGGTGCTGGCGTTGGTGCTGCGAATGTCGCCGGTGGTGGCGGTGCTATCCACGCTGCGGCTCTCGCCGGTATCAGACCCGAGGCTGGAGTTAGCTGTCGTTATGCTCATCATACCATTCTTTGTTAAT ATATTAATATTCTGGGTAACAGACAACTTCCTCATGTACCATCCAAGAGGTGTGAGCAGTAAGATCAAAACGAAG GTACGATACCAGTCCATCAAAAAAGAGAAATCAGGGTCTGAAGAGGAAGATCATTCGGCGGACGAACGACTGCTCGGCGCCTCGGTATGA